Proteins encoded by one window of Corynebacterium amycolatum:
- a CDS encoding NAD(P)/FAD-dependent oxidoreductase codes for MTETPYRPHSGRPHVVVIGSGFGGLFAAKKLQDAEVDVTLIDRTNHHLFQPLLYQVATGILSSGEIAPSTRTIFDGVQNVRVVKGDVTDIDVEKQVVTSELGHQTSKWEYDHLLVAAGAGQSYFGNDHFAEFAPGMKNIDDALEIRARIIGAFERAELTDDPAERERLLTFVVVGAGPTGVELAGQLAELANRTLASSYRSYNPHAARVVLLDGAPQVLPPFGKRLGRKAQKSLEKMGVIVKLGAMVTDVNEEGVTYKNMKDETEEFIPSFCKIWSAGVSASPLGKMIAEQTGAETDRAGRVVVNEDMTAGDCKNVYVVGDMSNRENLPGVAQVAIQGGEYVAENIAAEADGRDVAERQPFEYFDKGSMATVSRFSAVAKMGKVEVSGFIGWVLWLAVHLMFLVGFRNRLVSCVSWGLNVLDRNRWQMVSTRQQMYARNAINRLAELNKDKAEQDLPLEVRDTRREHRANKNK; via the coding sequence ATGACCGAGACTCCGTACCGCCCGCACTCCGGACGTCCGCACGTGGTCGTCATCGGTTCGGGTTTCGGTGGCTTGTTCGCGGCGAAGAAGTTGCAGGACGCCGAGGTCGACGTCACTCTCATCGACCGCACTAACCACCACCTGTTCCAGCCGCTGCTCTACCAGGTAGCAACGGGCATCCTTTCCTCGGGCGAAATCGCACCGTCTACTCGCACCATCTTCGACGGTGTTCAGAACGTTCGTGTTGTCAAGGGCGATGTCACCGACATCGATGTCGAAAAGCAGGTCGTGACTTCCGAACTGGGTCACCAGACTTCCAAGTGGGAATACGACCACCTCCTGGTCGCCGCTGGCGCTGGCCAGTCCTACTTCGGCAATGATCACTTTGCCGAGTTTGCTCCGGGTATGAAGAACATCGACGATGCACTCGAGATTCGCGCTCGTATCATTGGCGCATTCGAGCGCGCCGAGCTGACCGACGATCCGGCCGAGCGCGAGCGTCTGCTGACCTTCGTGGTCGTCGGTGCTGGCCCGACCGGCGTTGAGCTTGCTGGTCAGCTGGCCGAGCTGGCTAACCGCACTCTCGCATCGTCTTACCGCAGCTACAACCCGCACGCTGCACGTGTCGTGTTGCTCGACGGCGCACCGCAGGTTCTGCCGCCGTTCGGCAAGCGTCTGGGCCGTAAGGCTCAGAAGTCCTTGGAGAAGATGGGTGTCATCGTCAAGCTGGGCGCGATGGTCACTGACGTCAATGAAGAGGGCGTCACCTACAAGAACATGAAGGATGAAACCGAGGAGTTCATCCCGTCGTTCTGCAAGATTTGGTCCGCCGGCGTGTCCGCTTCCCCGCTGGGTAAGATGATTGCCGAGCAGACCGGCGCCGAGACCGACCGCGCTGGCCGCGTCGTTGTCAACGAGGACATGACAGCTGGTGACTGCAAGAACGTTTACGTCGTGGGCGACATGTCCAACCGCGAGAACCTGCCGGGTGTTGCTCAGGTTGCTATTCAGGGTGGCGAGTATGTCGCTGAGAACATTGCTGCCGAGGCAGACGGCCGCGATGTCGCGGAGCGCCAGCCGTTCGAGTACTTCGACAAGGGCTCCATGGCAACCGTCTCCCGCTTCTCTGCAGTGGCGAAGATGGGCAAGGTTGAGGTCTCCGGCTTCATCGGCTGGGTCCTGTGGCTGGCTGTCCACCTGATGTTCCTGGTGGGCTTCCGCAACCGTCTCGTCTCCTGCGTCAGCTGGGGTCTGAATGTTCTGGACCGCAACCGTTGGCAGATGGTTTCCACCCGCCAGCAGATGTACGCACGCAATGCAATCAATCGCCTGGCCGAGCTCAACAAGGACAAGGCTGAGCAGGATCTGCCTCTGGAAGTTCGCGACACCCGCCGCGAGCACCGCGCAAATAAGAACAAGTAG
- a CDS encoding class I SAM-dependent methyltransferase, producing the protein MNSASRQAIDAERWPRVARIPEGRFLAKRADVMERSFERLCQNNGIELVESGEFVGESFITRSTSDADLAIDGVGGASSRSDSESPDDSVTLRPVVFSVIDPVFYSRLADSEWLGLGESYLAGEWSSDDLPELLSRLLSAEFDIASSGPLARGLMKVARSRPRLDGPDMAGELPTSLLELYSGELLMGGSGLFASGVRTSSREQIPNYARGAGKGGVPSHWSVDVTYVDAPKSVARADFLHAQVRNIEHMLDLARVRAGDRVAEWPSAGGEIALRAAERGAGAEVITVSDDHTDTVLERVEKAGLRGAVDVIQMDRNIPSPREFESDFEAVINVGRLETFGRAGALRWLKSAERLLVDRGTIVVQMVVATDKFDALSERSLDLVRAYVWPQLQLFTMEELRKMVDRETGLRIAAEEYIPSHFATTLQLQRDLFAAHAREAAGIGYDRVFRRMWNYYLSLFEALVRAEKVTLVQVELVHAPRRPH; encoded by the coding sequence GTGAATTCGGCAAGCCGGCAGGCAATTGACGCAGAGCGATGGCCTCGGGTTGCGCGTATTCCAGAGGGGCGTTTCTTAGCGAAACGTGCTGACGTAATGGAGCGCTCATTCGAGCGGCTCTGCCAGAACAACGGCATTGAACTGGTTGAATCCGGCGAGTTTGTCGGGGAGTCCTTCATTACTCGGTCGACGAGTGACGCCGATTTGGCTATCGACGGTGTCGGTGGCGCCAGTTCCCGCAGTGACAGTGAATCTCCCGATGATTCCGTCACATTGCGTCCAGTCGTTTTCAGCGTCATTGATCCTGTTTTCTATTCTCGACTAGCTGATTCAGAATGGCTCGGATTGGGGGAGTCCTATCTCGCGGGCGAGTGGTCCAGTGATGACTTGCCAGAGCTTCTCAGCCGACTGCTCAGCGCCGAGTTTGATATTGCCTCGTCGGGGCCGCTGGCACGTGGTCTGATGAAAGTCGCGCGTTCACGCCCGCGTCTCGATGGGCCAGATATGGCGGGAGAGTTGCCGACCTCATTGCTGGAGCTTTATTCCGGCGAATTGCTGATGGGTGGTTCTGGCCTGTTCGCCTCCGGAGTGCGAACCTCGTCGCGTGAACAGATTCCCAACTATGCCCGCGGTGCGGGCAAGGGTGGGGTTCCCTCGCACTGGTCAGTTGACGTGACTTATGTCGATGCCCCAAAATCCGTCGCACGTGCTGATTTTCTGCATGCCCAGGTGCGCAATATTGAGCACATGCTCGATCTCGCTCGAGTGCGGGCTGGCGACCGTGTAGCCGAATGGCCGTCGGCAGGCGGAGAAATTGCACTTCGAGCTGCAGAAAGGGGAGCGGGTGCGGAGGTTATTACCGTCTCAGATGACCACACCGACACGGTGCTGGAACGGGTGGAAAAGGCTGGATTGCGCGGCGCGGTAGATGTAATCCAGATGGATCGCAACATTCCGTCGCCACGCGAATTCGAGTCTGACTTCGAGGCGGTTATCAACGTCGGGCGTCTGGAGACCTTCGGTCGTGCAGGTGCGCTGCGCTGGCTGAAGAGCGCCGAGCGTCTGCTTGTCGATCGCGGCACTATCGTCGTCCAAATGGTGGTAGCTACGGACAAATTCGACGCGCTCTCCGAGCGTAGCTTGGACCTCGTACGCGCTTACGTGTGGCCACAGCTGCAACTTTTCACCATGGAAGAGCTGCGCAAGATGGTTGACCGGGAAACCGGTCTGCGCATCGCGGCGGAGGAATACATTCCTTCGCACTTCGCGACGACCTTGCAGCTCCAGCGCGATTTATTTGCAGCTCATGCGCGTGAAGCCGCTGGTATCGGCTACGACAGAGTGTTTCGGAGGATGTGGAATTACTACCTGTCGCTGTTTGAAGCGCTCGTGCGTGCAGAGAAAGTCACGCTCGTGCAGGTCGAACTCGTGCATGCGCCACGCAGGCCTCACTAG
- a CDS encoding FAD-binding dehydrogenase, with product MNAQSTTRTADIVVVGAGLAGLVATYEATQAGKKVILVDQENANNLGGQAFWSLGGIFLVDSPEQRRLGVKDNRELAEADWFNSAQFDREEDNWGRKWAKAYLNFAAGEKRDYLRNLGVKFLPVVGWAERGEGRADGHGNSVPRFHLTWGTGPEIVRVFAEPVAEAAKKGLVEYCHRHRVDEVIVEDGRAVGVRGKILVPCESLERGVASSREETGEDFEIHGSAVCIATGGVGGNLEAVRKCWPTERLGEMPKDMVCGVPEHVDGRGIEIAEQAGANLVNRDRMWHYTEGMKNWNPVWPNHGIRIIPGPSAMWFDAEGNRLPAPYIPGADTVGTMKHILATGHSYSWFVLNKNIVAKEFIFSGSEQNPDLTDKEIKKLIGKVTSGVAAPIQAFMDNGEDWVVADDLPKLVEGMNEIVEASSGGESGSGSESGAAAPKIDLEKLEEQIRQRDMQTGNPFSKDYQVNYVNVARNFLGDKIIRSVPPSPILDPKNGPLIAIRLRMLTRKTLGGIETTLDGQCLHPDGTPFEGLYAAGEASGFGGGGVHGNNALEGTFLGGCIFSGRQAGRAMAEVVK from the coding sequence ATGAACGCACAGAGCACCACACGTACTGCAGACATTGTTGTCGTCGGCGCCGGACTTGCCGGATTGGTCGCGACGTATGAGGCCACGCAGGCAGGTAAGAAGGTCATCCTTGTCGATCAGGAGAATGCCAACAACCTTGGCGGACAGGCTTTCTGGTCGTTGGGAGGAATCTTTCTCGTCGACTCGCCAGAGCAGCGCCGCCTAGGAGTCAAGGACAACCGCGAGCTCGCTGAAGCTGACTGGTTCAACTCCGCGCAGTTCGACCGCGAGGAAGACAACTGGGGGCGCAAGTGGGCCAAGGCCTACCTGAACTTCGCGGCGGGGGAGAAGCGCGACTACCTCCGCAATCTCGGCGTGAAGTTCCTGCCTGTCGTCGGGTGGGCTGAGCGCGGTGAAGGGCGTGCCGACGGTCACGGTAACTCGGTACCCCGATTCCACTTGACCTGGGGCACAGGCCCCGAGATTGTCCGCGTTTTCGCAGAGCCGGTCGCTGAAGCTGCGAAGAAGGGGCTGGTGGAATACTGCCATCGCCACCGCGTTGATGAGGTGATTGTAGAAGATGGCCGCGCCGTCGGCGTGCGTGGCAAGATTCTGGTTCCCTGTGAATCTTTAGAGCGAGGAGTGGCGTCGTCACGCGAGGAAACAGGGGAAGACTTTGAGATCCACGGGTCGGCCGTGTGCATTGCGACGGGCGGTGTCGGTGGCAACCTGGAAGCCGTGCGTAAGTGCTGGCCGACCGAGCGCCTGGGCGAGATGCCGAAGGACATGGTTTGCGGTGTGCCAGAGCATGTTGACGGCCGTGGCATTGAGATTGCAGAGCAAGCCGGCGCAAACCTCGTCAACCGTGACCGCATGTGGCATTACACCGAGGGCATGAAGAACTGGAATCCGGTGTGGCCGAACCACGGTATCCGTATCATCCCGGGACCGTCGGCCATGTGGTTCGACGCAGAGGGAAACCGCCTGCCTGCGCCGTATATTCCGGGCGCGGATACTGTCGGCACGATGAAGCACATTCTGGCTACCGGACATTCCTACTCCTGGTTTGTGCTGAATAAGAACATCGTGGCCAAGGAGTTTATCTTCTCTGGCTCAGAACAAAATCCGGATCTGACGGACAAGGAGATTAAGAAGCTGATTGGCAAGGTGACCTCTGGTGTCGCCGCGCCCATTCAGGCGTTTATGGATAACGGCGAAGACTGGGTGGTTGCCGACGATTTGCCGAAGCTGGTCGAGGGGATGAACGAGATCGTGGAAGCGAGCTCGGGCGGAGAGTCTGGTTCGGGCAGCGAGTCCGGAGCTGCAGCGCCGAAGATTGACTTGGAGAAGCTTGAGGAGCAGATCCGTCAGCGCGACATGCAGACCGGCAATCCCTTCTCCAAGGACTACCAGGTCAATTACGTCAACGTGGCCCGGAACTTCCTCGGGGACAAAATCATCCGCTCTGTGCCGCCATCACCGATTTTGGATCCGAAGAACGGCCCGCTGATTGCTATTCGTCTGCGCATGCTGACCCGCAAAACGCTCGGCGGCATTGAGACGACCCTCGACGGTCAGTGCTTGCACCCCGACGGAACTCCCTTTGAGGGGCTCTACGCCGCAGGCGAGGCCTCTGGTTTCGGTGGCGGCGGCGTCCACGGCAACAACGCACTGGAAGGCACATTCCTGGGCGGCTGTATTTTCAGTGGCCGTCAGGCAGGCCGCGCGATGGCGGAAGTGGTTAAGTAG
- a CDS encoding Lrp/AsnC family transcriptional regulator produces the protein MSLITAIVSIDVEADKIPEAAETIVEIDGVTEVYSVTGDWDLVVVVRATNHDDLAEIIPNLISKVDGVIRTQTQLAFRTYSQHDLESAFSIGLE, from the coding sequence ATGAGTTTGATTACCGCAATTGTGTCCATCGATGTCGAAGCTGACAAGATTCCGGAGGCCGCCGAGACCATCGTCGAGATCGACGGCGTGACTGAGGTCTACTCCGTTACTGGCGACTGGGACCTGGTCGTCGTGGTGCGCGCAACTAACCACGATGATTTGGCGGAAATCATTCCAAACCTCATCAGCAAGGTCGACGGCGTCATTCGCACTCAGACTCAGCTGGCTTTCCGCACCTACTCTCAGCACGATCTGGAAAGTGCATTCTCCATCGGGCTGGAGTAG
- the tpx gene encoding thiol peroxidase translates to MTQTAFQSNPVQLSGDLPQVGNKAPEFTLTGGDLGEVTKETFAGKKVVYNIFPSVDTGVCAASVRHFNEDAAGLDNTVVVNVSRDLPFALGRFCAAEGLDNVEVASDFRHGFGEAFGVVQQDGPLAGLLARAVVITDEEGKVIYNQLVDEITTEPDYDSALAALK, encoded by the coding sequence ATGACACAAACCGCATTTCAGTCCAACCCAGTCCAGCTTTCCGGCGACCTGCCCCAGGTGGGCAACAAGGCTCCGGAGTTTACCCTCACCGGTGGCGATCTCGGGGAGGTCACCAAGGAGACCTTCGCTGGTAAGAAGGTCGTCTACAACATCTTCCCGTCTGTAGACACCGGTGTTTGTGCAGCTTCGGTGCGTCACTTCAACGAGGACGCTGCTGGGCTGGACAACACCGTCGTGGTTAATGTTTCGCGTGACCTGCCGTTCGCTCTCGGCCGCTTCTGCGCTGCAGAAGGCCTGGACAACGTTGAGGTTGCCTCGGATTTCCGCCACGGTTTCGGCGAAGCCTTCGGTGTTGTCCAGCAGGATGGCCCGCTCGCAGGTCTGCTTGCTCGTGCCGTAGTCATCACTGACGAAGAGGGCAAGGTTATTTACAACCAGCTGGTCGATGAGATCACCACGGAGCCGGACTACGACTCCGCGCTGGCTGCGCTGAAGTAA
- a CDS encoding hemolysin family protein yields MPLLTLILLLALNAWFVATEFAMVSARRDQIEPDAVSGSTSAKYALRGIENVSASLAATQLGITACSLLIGAVGEPAIAHFFEPYMTALGLPAGTAHVVALVLALLIVTFLHMVVGEMVPKNIAIAAPSPTAKFVAIPLYVIVRLLNPVIWAMNTTSNIVVRKVLRATPKDEVDSSFTASQVQDFVAESGRQGLLDDDELALLHKALGFEHLTAADVTMELDTLVTIDPDTTVADIEELSARTRFSRFPITDTDGSFIGYIHVKDLLSLDDGHRDQTFPRNLIRTFATVSPNAKLQSVMRLMQREQAHFALVTERNSTSKNSVNGIVALEDVLEELVGEVRQATA; encoded by the coding sequence ATGCCACTACTTACTCTTATTTTGCTGTTAGCCCTCAATGCCTGGTTTGTCGCTACTGAATTTGCGATGGTCTCGGCTCGCCGCGACCAAATTGAACCGGATGCCGTCAGCGGCTCTACCAGCGCAAAGTACGCGCTGCGCGGTATCGAAAACGTGTCAGCCTCCCTGGCGGCAACACAGCTTGGCATTACCGCCTGTTCCCTGCTCATCGGTGCCGTCGGTGAGCCTGCAATTGCACACTTCTTCGAGCCCTACATGACAGCACTTGGACTCCCCGCGGGCACCGCCCACGTGGTTGCGCTGGTGTTGGCGCTGCTGATCGTCACTTTCTTACACATGGTTGTCGGCGAAATGGTGCCGAAGAACATCGCTATTGCGGCCCCCAGCCCGACAGCGAAGTTCGTGGCTATTCCGCTGTATGTGATTGTGCGGCTACTCAACCCGGTTATCTGGGCGATGAATACGACCTCGAACATCGTGGTTCGTAAGGTTCTTCGCGCCACTCCGAAGGACGAGGTCGATTCCTCCTTCACCGCTAGTCAGGTGCAGGATTTCGTCGCCGAGTCCGGGCGTCAGGGGCTTCTCGACGATGACGAGCTCGCACTCCTTCACAAAGCTCTCGGCTTCGAGCATCTCACCGCCGCGGACGTCACTATGGAACTCGACACCCTCGTCACCATTGACCCCGACACCACTGTCGCCGACATCGAAGAGCTCAGCGCACGCACGCGATTTTCCCGCTTCCCCATCACTGATACCGACGGCAGCTTCATCGGCTACATTCACGTCAAGGATTTGCTTTCGCTTGACGACGGTCACCGCGACCAGACCTTCCCGCGGAATCTGATTCGCACCTTCGCAACCGTCAGCCCGAACGCCAAGCTCCAATCGGTCATGCGGCTTATGCAGCGCGAGCAAGCTCACTTCGCCTTGGTGACAGAGCGAAATAGTACTTCGAAGAACTCTGTCAACGGAATCGTTGCACTGGAGGACGTACTAGAAGAGCTCGTCGGCGAAGTGCGCCAGGCAACAGCCTAG
- a CDS encoding hemolysin family protein encodes MIVSALIVFAAFLFLVFANAVFVAVEFSYLTVNRNDVKKAADSGSKSAYLVDRALSRTSTNLSGAQLGITVTSLVAGFLTGPSLGVLLEAAFGGTSVSPATVTAISTTGAFIIATFTQMVFGELVPKNWAIAEPTKVANLVVRPQNAFMFAFGWLVWLLNSAANWVLKRLGFSPEEEVASARTAEELRAVVTHSSDEGKINPQTAELVARSIEFGERTAADVMTPRTQIIFIEDQSVAEMLTVVADSGHARFPVVGNSVDDIRGVVHYTDLLSVPHAQRLTTSAASLAKDVLVVNDSTTLDPLMRQLREDAYQFAVVVDEYGGTDGIVTLEDLVEEIVGEIDDEQDDRSLLYSRISPNTVIVSGLMRPDELGEILNLVLPEGDESDTIGGFITERLDRMPRFGDTVTVEATDHENLDQENLPTTAEVAFRVERMARHRVGRIRVQVDRVGNKVAHRDEGADQQGTSHNHVEHNSEQEG; translated from the coding sequence GTGATTGTATCCGCGCTCATTGTATTCGCAGCTTTTCTTTTCCTCGTTTTCGCCAACGCAGTTTTCGTTGCTGTCGAGTTTTCCTACCTCACGGTTAACAGAAACGACGTCAAGAAGGCCGCAGACTCCGGCTCAAAGTCCGCATATTTAGTAGACCGTGCTCTATCACGCACCTCTACTAACCTCTCCGGCGCACAGCTGGGAATTACGGTCACCAGCCTCGTCGCTGGTTTCCTTACCGGACCTTCCCTCGGCGTGCTCCTCGAAGCCGCTTTTGGTGGCACTAGCGTCTCTCCCGCCACCGTCACTGCAATCAGCACTACGGGCGCTTTCATTATCGCAACCTTCACTCAAATGGTCTTTGGCGAACTCGTTCCCAAAAACTGGGCCATCGCCGAGCCCACGAAAGTCGCAAACCTCGTGGTCAGGCCGCAGAATGCCTTCATGTTCGCATTCGGCTGGCTGGTCTGGCTGCTCAACAGCGCGGCTAATTGGGTACTAAAACGGCTCGGCTTCTCCCCTGAGGAAGAGGTTGCCAGTGCCAGAACCGCGGAGGAACTCCGTGCCGTCGTCACGCACTCTAGCGATGAAGGAAAGATTAACCCGCAGACCGCCGAGTTGGTGGCGCGATCGATTGAGTTCGGCGAGCGCACGGCGGCTGATGTGATGACGCCACGCACGCAGATTATCTTTATCGAAGATCAAAGCGTCGCAGAGATGCTGACGGTCGTCGCAGATTCTGGACATGCACGCTTCCCCGTCGTTGGCAATAGTGTCGACGACATTCGCGGCGTGGTGCACTACACAGACCTGCTCAGCGTGCCACACGCACAACGCTTGACGACGTCAGCTGCGAGCCTGGCCAAAGATGTACTCGTGGTGAACGATTCGACCACACTTGATCCGCTGATGCGTCAATTGCGTGAGGATGCATACCAGTTCGCGGTTGTCGTCGATGAGTACGGTGGCACGGACGGCATCGTGACTCTGGAGGACCTCGTTGAGGAAATCGTCGGTGAAATCGATGACGAACAGGACGATCGTTCGTTGCTCTACAGCCGGATTAGCCCCAATACGGTGATTGTTTCCGGTCTCATGCGCCCGGATGAGCTGGGAGAGATTCTGAATCTGGTTTTGCCGGAGGGCGACGAATCCGACACGATTGGCGGATTTATTACCGAGCGCTTAGATCGCATGCCGCGTTTCGGCGACACTGTCACGGTCGAAGCCACCGACCACGAAAACCTCGATCAGGAAAACTTGCCTACCACCGCTGAAGTCGCCTTCCGAGTAGAGCGCATGGCGCGTCACCGCGTTGGCCGTATTCGTGTCCAGGTGGACCGCGTCGGCAACAAGGTCGCACACAGGGATGAAGGCGCCGATCAGCAAGGCACCAGTCACAACCACGTCGAGCACAACAGCGAACAGGAGGGCTAA
- a CDS encoding YceI family protein → MSTMNSGVRKSIITLIAVAVVALAIVIVGPVLYRVFTHEGVRTGDFEANELPAATTDANGTWKIVGGDNSQNTSVGFTFNEVLPGSRRTTSGSTHEVTGELKVANDNLEDASIVVDMATLTSDIERRDINVRNNIFSVEQYPEAKFELAEPLDISSIPDNGQWANIEIPGRLTIRGVTNDVTVPMKAARTENLVLLSGTLPINRLDYNVRLPQFVAASIEENGELNLRIVAEKQDA, encoded by the coding sequence ATGAGCACTATGAATTCTGGTGTCCGTAAATCAATTATTACTTTGATAGCCGTTGCAGTTGTTGCGCTCGCAATTGTTATTGTGGGACCAGTTTTGTATCGCGTTTTCACGCATGAAGGGGTGCGTACTGGGGATTTCGAGGCTAACGAGCTGCCTGCAGCAACGACTGACGCGAATGGCACCTGGAAGATTGTCGGTGGCGATAACTCACAGAACACCTCCGTTGGCTTTACTTTTAACGAGGTGCTGCCAGGCAGTAGGCGGACGACGTCCGGTTCCACCCACGAAGTCACTGGCGAGCTGAAGGTTGCTAACGACAACCTTGAGGACGCATCCATTGTTGTTGACATGGCAACTCTGACTAGCGATATTGAACGTCGTGACATCAATGTCCGCAACAATATTTTCAGCGTTGAGCAGTACCCAGAAGCTAAGTTTGAGCTTGCAGAGCCGCTCGATATTTCAAGCATTCCAGATAACGGCCAATGGGCAAATATCGAGATTCCGGGACGCCTGACCATTCGCGGTGTCACCAATGATGTCACCGTGCCAATGAAGGCCGCTCGTACCGAAAACCTGGTTTTGCTGTCGGGCACCTTGCCAATCAACCGCCTGGATTACAACGTGCGCCTGCCACAGTTTGTAGCTGCATCCATCGAGGAGAACGGCGAACTCAATCTACGCATTGTCGCGGAGAAGCAGGACGCGTAG
- a CDS encoding RNA polymerase-binding protein RbpA, whose translation MADRVLRGSRMGAVSYETDRDHDLAPRMMVRYRTESGEIFEVPFADDAEIPGEWLCKNGQIGELVEGEGTEAKPVKPPRTHWDMLRERRSIEELDVLLDERVDLLRKRRRNAARLLKAQKEAEEAEKNA comes from the coding sequence ATGGCAGATCGAGTTCTTCGTGGCAGTCGCATGGGCGCCGTTTCGTATGAGACCGATCGCGATCATGACCTCGCGCCGCGAATGATGGTCCGCTACCGCACTGAATCCGGTGAGATCTTCGAGGTCCCATTCGCGGATGACGCGGAAATTCCAGGTGAATGGCTGTGCAAGAATGGCCAGATTGGTGAGCTGGTTGAAGGCGAAGGCACCGAAGCTAAGCCGGTGAAGCCGCCGAGGACTCACTGGGACATGCTCCGTGAGCGCCGCTCCATTGAGGAGCTCGATGTGCTGTTGGATGAGCGCGTTGACTTGCTGCGCAAGCGTCGTCGTAACGCCGCTCGCCTGCTGAAGGCTCAGAAGGAAGCCGAAGAGGCAGAGAAGAACGCTTAA
- a CDS encoding polyprenol monophosphomannose synthase, with protein sequence MTALNESTLVVIPTFNERENLPGVIARLRAAEPSVDILVVDDSSPDGTGELADEIAAADKADNNGKEHIYVLHREGKGGLWGAYRAGFAWGLERDYEVLCEMDADGSHAPEQFHLLLEKLEDGADVVIGSRYIPGGKTVNWPMSRQVLSRGGNFYISLALGAGISDITAGYRAYRREVLETLDLENIGKAAYLFQTELAFEAVQAGFLVEEVPITFTEREYGESKMDGSFVKQSLLQVTKWGFKHRSQQVKNLGSEIGRLAGHEFKQRFRK encoded by the coding sequence GTGACTGCCCTAAATGAGTCGACGCTGGTTGTCATTCCCACTTTCAACGAGCGGGAAAACCTGCCGGGCGTGATTGCACGCCTGCGCGCAGCGGAGCCGAGCGTCGACATTTTGGTTGTCGATGACTCTTCACCAGACGGCACCGGAGAGCTCGCCGATGAAATCGCTGCCGCTGACAAGGCGGACAACAACGGGAAAGAGCACATCTACGTCCTGCACCGCGAGGGCAAGGGCGGTCTCTGGGGTGCGTACCGCGCGGGCTTCGCTTGGGGTCTCGAGCGCGACTACGAGGTTCTCTGCGAGATGGATGCCGACGGCTCCCACGCACCAGAGCAGTTCCATCTGCTGCTGGAGAAGCTCGAGGACGGCGCCGATGTCGTCATCGGCTCCCGCTACATTCCGGGAGGCAAGACCGTCAACTGGCCAATGAGCCGTCAGGTTCTCTCCCGCGGCGGCAACTTCTACATCTCGCTGGCGCTCGGCGCAGGCATCTCGGATATCACCGCTGGCTACCGTGCTTATCGACGGGAAGTTCTCGAGACCCTCGATCTCGAGAACATTGGCAAGGCTGCGTACCTGTTCCAGACCGAGCTCGCCTTTGAGGCTGTGCAGGCGGGCTTCCTGGTGGAAGAGGTTCCGATCACCTTTACTGAGCGCGAGTACGGCGAGTCCAAGATGGATGGCAGCTTTGTGAAGCAGTCTCTGCTGCAGGTCACCAAGTGGGGATTCAAGCACCGCTCACAGCAGGTAAAAAACCTGGGATCTGAGATTGGTCGCCTGGCTGGTCACGAGTTTAAGCAGCGATTCCGCAAGTAG